The nucleotide window GCAGGCTAAGCGTTTGAAGTGCAAAAGAAAACGGCCTGGACAGGTCCAGGCCGTTAACAATTGTAATAAATACTCCGGTCAGAGCACTTATTTCAGGAGCACTTATTTCAGGACCGCGAGCGCAGCGTCGTAGTTTGGCTCTTCGGCGATTTCCTTGACCAACTCGCTGTGCAACACGGTGTCGTTTTCGTCCAGCACAACCACGGCACGGGCGGTCAGGCCCTTCAGCGGGCCGTCGGCAATGGCCACGCCGTAGCTCTCGATGAACTCGGCACCGCGCAGGGTGGACAGGTTCTGGACGTTCTCCAGGCCTTCGGCGCCGCAGAAACGCGCCTGGGCGAACGGCAGGTCAGCGGAGATGCACAGCACCACGGTATTGTTCAGCTCGTTGGCCTGGGCATTGAACTTGCGCACG belongs to Pseudomonas sp. B21-028 and includes:
- the tpx gene encoding thiol peroxidase, which encodes MAQVTLKGNPVQVNGQLPQAGSKAPAFSLVAGNLSDVSLKDFAGKRKVLNIFPSVDTPTCATSVRKFNAQANELNNTVVLCISADLPFAQARFCGAEGLENVQNLSTLRGAEFIESYGVAIADGPLKGLTARAVVVLDENDTVLHSELVKEIAEEPNYDAALAVLK